In a genomic window of Rhabdothermincola sediminis:
- the folP gene encoding dihydropteroate synthase, translated as MELALGPHRYDVTHRALVMGILNRTPDSFFDQGAYFAFDEFLRKAHQLVAAGADLLDVGGVKAGPGEEVSEAEELDRVVPAVEALRARFDVPLSVDTWRASVARSCFEAGAVVGNDISGFADPDYLPVCAAAGASVVATHIRLAPRVPDPEPHYDDVVGTVREVLRDRAGRAERAGIARERIMVDAGLDLGKTEEQSLVLLRASDRLAELGYPVLLSASNKRFLWKLLDVDRTQAWAGTVAAHALGISLGCRVLRAHDVRAARRVADVMAAVLAAA; from the coding sequence ATGGAGCTGGCGCTCGGCCCTCACCGCTACGACGTCACCCATCGGGCGCTGGTCATGGGGATCCTCAACCGCACGCCGGACTCGTTCTTCGACCAGGGCGCCTATTTCGCGTTCGACGAGTTCTTGCGCAAGGCCCACCAACTCGTCGCCGCCGGCGCGGACCTGCTCGACGTGGGTGGGGTCAAGGCCGGCCCCGGTGAGGAGGTCTCCGAAGCGGAGGAGCTCGATCGGGTGGTGCCGGCCGTCGAGGCCCTCCGGGCCCGGTTCGACGTGCCGCTGTCGGTAGACACCTGGCGGGCATCCGTGGCGCGGTCCTGCTTCGAGGCCGGCGCGGTGGTGGGCAACGACATCAGCGGGTTTGCCGACCCCGACTACCTGCCGGTGTGCGCGGCAGCGGGCGCCTCGGTGGTGGCGACCCACATCCGGCTCGCGCCCCGGGTGCCGGATCCCGAACCGCACTACGACGATGTCGTGGGCACCGTGCGCGAGGTGCTCCGTGACCGAGCGGGTCGAGCCGAGCGGGCGGGCATCGCTCGGGAGCGGATCATGGTCGACGCGGGGCTCGACCTCGGCAAGACCGAGGAGCAGTCGCTGGTGCTGCTGCGGGCCTCCGATCGGTTGGCGGAGCTCGGCTACCCGGTGTTGCTCTCGGCGTCGAACAAGCGGTTCCTCTGGAAGCTGCTCGACGTCGACCGCACCCAGGCCTGGGCCGGCACCGTCGCCGCGCACGCGCTCGGGATCTCACTCGGGTGCCGGGTGCTGCGAGCTCATGACGTGCGAGCGGCCCGGCGGGTGGCCGACGTGATGGCCGCGGTCCTCGCCGCAGCGTGA
- a CDS encoding ComEC/Rec2 family competence protein: MVLSDRVVVLGAVGAAAGAWWSPQLPALVAVGVVVAAVVVRRPWTAVVAVAVLAAWLGGRAELAANAAVAEGPFTGEVTLVGDPGDASGAVRVEVRAGSRRFDAWARGRAGAAIRPRLAGERLSVRGRMEADVPSWLRHRHVVGRMEITEVIGWRGGDPASRLANRFRRVLERGVEHLAPDTRALFTGFVFGDDRGQSPAVADDFRAVGLTHLLAVSGQNVAFVLAVASPLLARLSLRGRLAATLVLLGFFTLVTRFEPSVLRATTMAAIAALSTTVGRPVSAIRTLAAAVVLLVLVDPFLVHSVGFGLSVGAAAGIILLARPIAGVLPGPRPLRAALAVTLAAQLGVAPILVPVFGGLPVASIPANLLAEPVAGVVMMWGLTAGIVAGLVGGSVATVAHLPTQVGLSWVAAVARQARELPLGELDLPLVAVAATAGALAMLAGREGHTKAARVAAAVVVFAVLVVPALGAHRPPALRTELAGVGELWQVPVPGGRLRVLEVESTASAGRALEALRRNGVRHLDLLISPSGGSRAAALVHQIGRRVGVARIWAPAEHRLAGATTPDPGVLETPGGLRLEVRAVRPRLEVVVSVDPPAAG; this comes from the coding sequence GTGGTGCTCTCGGATCGGGTGGTGGTGCTGGGCGCGGTGGGGGCGGCGGCCGGTGCCTGGTGGTCGCCACAGCTGCCGGCGCTGGTCGCCGTTGGGGTGGTGGTCGCGGCGGTCGTGGTGCGGCGACCGTGGACCGCGGTGGTGGCGGTGGCGGTGCTCGCGGCGTGGCTGGGTGGGCGGGCTGAGCTGGCCGCCAACGCCGCGGTGGCCGAAGGCCCGTTCACCGGTGAGGTCACGCTGGTCGGTGACCCGGGGGACGCATCCGGTGCGGTGCGAGTCGAGGTGCGCGCCGGCTCCCGGCGCTTCGACGCCTGGGCTCGGGGCCGGGCCGGCGCAGCCATCCGTCCCCGGCTCGCCGGTGAGCGCCTCTCGGTGCGGGGACGCATGGAGGCCGACGTGCCGAGTTGGCTGCGTCACCGGCACGTGGTGGGGCGGATGGAGATCACCGAGGTGATCGGCTGGCGCGGCGGCGACCCCGCCTCCCGGCTGGCCAACCGCTTCCGCCGGGTGCTCGAGCGCGGTGTCGAGCACCTGGCCCCGGACACCCGTGCCCTGTTCACCGGCTTCGTGTTCGGTGACGACCGCGGCCAATCCCCGGCGGTGGCGGACGACTTCCGGGCCGTCGGGCTGACCCACCTGCTCGCGGTCTCGGGGCAGAACGTGGCCTTCGTGCTGGCGGTGGCCTCCCCGCTGCTGGCACGGCTGTCGTTGCGGGGGCGGTTGGCGGCGACGCTGGTGCTGCTCGGGTTCTTCACCCTGGTCACCCGGTTCGAGCCGTCCGTCCTGCGGGCCACGACCATGGCCGCGATCGCTGCGCTGTCCACGACCGTGGGACGACCGGTCTCGGCGATCCGCACGCTCGCAGCGGCGGTGGTGCTACTCGTCCTCGTGGACCCGTTCCTCGTCCATTCGGTGGGATTCGGGCTCTCGGTGGGCGCGGCGGCGGGGATCATCCTGCTGGCCCGGCCGATCGCGGGCGTGTTGCCCGGCCCACGGCCGCTGCGCGCCGCGCTCGCGGTCACGCTGGCGGCACAGCTCGGCGTGGCCCCGATCCTCGTGCCGGTGTTCGGCGGGCTTCCCGTGGCCTCGATCCCGGCCAACCTGCTGGCCGAGCCGGTGGCCGGCGTGGTGATGATGTGGGGGCTCACCGCGGGGATCGTGGCCGGTCTGGTCGGCGGGTCGGTGGCCACGGTGGCGCACCTGCCCACGCAGGTGGGTCTGAGTTGGGTGGCCGCGGTGGCCCGCCAGGCGCGGGAGTTGCCCTTGGGCGAGCTCGATCTCCCGCTCGTGGCGGTCGCCGCCACCGCCGGCGCGCTGGCGATGCTCGCCGGCCGCGAGGGTCACACCAAGGCCGCCCGGGTGGCGGCGGCGGTGGTGGTGTTCGCCGTGCTGGTGGTGCCGGCGCTCGGCGCGCACCGACCGCCGGCACTGCGAACCGAGCTCGCGGGCGTCGGGGAGCTGTGGCAGGTCCCGGTCCCCGGGGGGCGGTTGCGGGTGCTCGAGGTGGAGAGCACCGCGTCCGCCGGTCGCGCGCTCGAGGCGTTGCGGCGCAACGGGGTCCGCCACTTGGACCTGCTCATCAGCCCGTCAGGAGGAAGCCGGGCGGCGGCTCTCGTGCACCAGATCGGCCGGCGGGTGGGCGTCGCCCGCATCTGGGCTCCGGCGGAGCACCGGCTGGCCGGCGCCACCACCCCCGATCCCGGCGTCCTCGAGACCCCCGGTGGGTTGCGCCTCGAGGTGCGGGCGGTCCGGCCACGCCTGGAGGTCGTCGTGTCCGTCGACCCGCCGGCGGCCGGCTGA
- a CDS encoding helix-hairpin-helix domain-containing protein produces the protein MDPNDRSSPADALAALREASQPPPSLASDLRRLLAAWWSRAGTARAGMARVATVALVVAIGLAAGAWWWRSSTHGSGEAGFPLPSTVVPFQLDGAAGPTSSVPAEIVVHAAGAVARPGVYRVAHGARVGDVLEAAGGVTPDADVDRLNLAAPLADGVRVYVPRHGEENPAAPLAADSGGGPAAGAAGPAGAAGTGGKLDLNTATAEQLETLPGIGPATAAAIIEHRERKGRFRSVDGLLDVRGIGPAKLEQIRDAVRV, from the coding sequence GTGGACCCGAACGACCGGTCCAGCCCCGCCGACGCCCTCGCCGCGCTGCGCGAGGCCTCGCAGCCGCCGCCATCGCTCGCATCCGACCTCCGCCGGCTGCTCGCAGCCTGGTGGTCGAGGGCGGGAACCGCGCGGGCGGGGATGGCGCGAGTCGCCACGGTGGCGCTCGTGGTCGCGATCGGGTTGGCGGCTGGCGCCTGGTGGTGGCGGTCGTCCACCCACGGATCCGGCGAGGCGGGGTTTCCCCTGCCGAGCACGGTGGTGCCCTTCCAGCTCGACGGGGCGGCAGGGCCCACATCGAGCGTGCCAGCGGAGATCGTGGTGCACGCGGCCGGAGCGGTGGCCCGCCCGGGCGTGTACCGCGTCGCGCATGGCGCCCGGGTCGGGGATGTGCTCGAGGCCGCGGGAGGCGTCACTCCCGACGCCGACGTCGACCGGTTGAACCTCGCAGCGCCCCTCGCCGACGGTGTGCGGGTCTACGTGCCCCGCCATGGCGAGGAGAACCCGGCCGCGCCGCTGGCGGCGGACTCCGGCGGCGGCCCCGCGGCCGGCGCCGCCGGGCCCGCTGGGGCGGCCGGCACCGGCGGCAAGCTCGATCTCAACACCGCCACCGCCGAACAGCTCGAGACGTTGCCGGGTATCGGCCCGGCCACCGCGGCGGCGATCATCGAGCACCGGGAGCGCAAGGGGCGGTTCCGCAGCGTCGACGGGCTGCTCGACGTGCGAGGCATCGGCCCGGCCAAGCTGGAGCAGATCCGCGACGCCGTGCGGGTGTGA
- a CDS encoding tetratricopeptide repeat protein has product MAIDVTDASFENDVVRRSEQVPVVVDLWAPWCGPCRTLGPILERVIDETGGAVMLAKVNVDENPQVSAAFRVQGIPAVYALKGGKVVDGFIGAQGEAAIREFVSRLLPTPEESEIDRLVAAGDESSLRAALERDPDHAGAILALAELLIGDGRSEEALELLARLPESAETRHLAALARTGATGGAIDDIDAKLEELLDRVKEDDAARQEYVDLLEVLGPDDPRTARYRKALTARLY; this is encoded by the coding sequence ATGGCCATCGACGTGACGGACGCGAGCTTCGAGAACGACGTGGTCCGGCGATCCGAGCAGGTGCCCGTGGTCGTCGACCTGTGGGCCCCCTGGTGCGGGCCCTGCCGTACCCTCGGTCCGATCCTCGAGCGGGTGATCGACGAGACCGGCGGGGCGGTGATGCTGGCGAAGGTCAACGTCGACGAGAACCCGCAGGTCTCGGCCGCGTTCCGGGTGCAGGGCATCCCCGCCGTGTACGCCCTCAAGGGCGGCAAGGTCGTCGACGGGTTCATCGGCGCGCAGGGTGAAGCGGCCATCCGTGAGTTCGTGAGCCGCCTGCTGCCGACGCCCGAGGAGTCCGAGATCGACCGGTTGGTCGCCGCCGGCGACGAGTCGTCCCTGCGGGCCGCGCTGGAGCGCGATCCCGACCACGCCGGAGCGATCCTGGCACTGGCCGAGTTGCTCATCGGCGACGGCCGCTCGGAGGAAGCCCTGGAGCTGCTCGCCCGCCTGCCCGAGAGTGCCGAGACCCGCCACCTCGCGGCCCTCGCCCGTACCGGTGCCACGGGCGGCGCGATCGACGACATCGACGCCAAGCTCGAGGAGCTACTCGACCGGGTGAAGGAGGACGACGCTGCCCGGCAGGAGTACGTCGACCTGCTCGAGGTCCTCGGCCCCGACGATCCGCGAACCGCCCGCTACCGCAAGGCGCTCACCGCGCGCCTGTACTGA
- a CDS encoding phosphotransferase family protein codes for MSDTTTVEGIDADRVTAWFERHTDAVPPLSFELITGGHSNLTFRVADAGGVRWVLRRPPLGQVLATAHDMGREHRILSALGPTEVPVPPVVGFCDDPAVNGAPFYVMCYVDGTVVRDLSGAERLSPEQRRAAGLSLIDTLALIHAVDVDAVGLGDLGRKEGYIERQLKRWYGQFQQSKLREVPVVDEVYEHLLSAIPEQGPATIVHGDYRLDNCLLGPDGTVVAVLDWEICTLGDPLADLGLLQVYWADPGEPTHSGLPAATSAEGFPTKAELLERYAQRSGRDLSQIDFYVAFGYWKLACIIEGVYARYKGGAMGDRGDADAFDVFGEQVVALAEAARQAAGRAE; via the coding sequence GTGAGCGACACCACCACGGTCGAAGGCATCGATGCGGATCGGGTCACGGCGTGGTTCGAGCGCCACACCGATGCCGTTCCGCCGCTGTCGTTCGAGCTGATCACGGGCGGCCACTCGAACCTCACCTTCCGGGTCGCGGACGCCGGCGGGGTCAGGTGGGTGCTGCGGCGACCGCCCCTGGGGCAGGTCCTCGCCACCGCGCACGACATGGGGCGGGAGCACCGGATCCTCTCGGCGCTGGGCCCGACCGAGGTTCCCGTCCCCCCGGTCGTGGGGTTCTGCGACGACCCCGCCGTCAACGGCGCACCCTTCTACGTCATGTGCTACGTCGACGGCACCGTGGTCCGAGACCTCTCCGGGGCGGAGCGGTTGAGCCCCGAGCAGCGGCGGGCCGCGGGCCTCTCGCTCATCGACACCCTGGCCCTCATCCACGCCGTCGACGTCGACGCGGTCGGCCTCGGTGACCTGGGCCGCAAGGAGGGCTACATCGAGCGGCAGCTGAAGCGCTGGTACGGGCAGTTCCAACAGTCGAAGCTCCGCGAGGTCCCGGTGGTGGACGAGGTCTACGAGCATCTCCTGAGCGCCATCCCGGAGCAGGGGCCGGCCACGATCGTCCACGGCGACTACCGGCTCGACAACTGCCTCCTCGGCCCGGACGGCACGGTCGTCGCCGTGCTGGATTGGGAGATCTGCACCCTGGGCGACCCGCTCGCGGACCTCGGGCTCCTGCAGGTGTACTGGGCCGATCCGGGTGAGCCGACCCACTCCGGGCTGCCGGCCGCCACCTCGGCCGAGGGCTTCCCCACCAAGGCCGAGCTGCTCGAGCGGTACGCGCAGCGCTCAGGTCGGGACCTGTCGCAGATCGACTTCTACGTGGCGTTCGGGTACTGGAAGCTGGCCTGCATCATCGAAGGGGTCTATGCCCGCTACAAGGGTGGGGCGATGGGTGACCGCGGCGACGCTGACGCGTTCGACGTCTTCGGCGAGCAGGTCGTGGCGCTGGCGGAGGCCGCCCGGCAGGCCGCGGGGAGAGCCGAATGA
- a CDS encoding proteasome assembly chaperone family protein, protein MSLFELVERPDLDSPVLVLALDGWIDAGLGAAQALAAIVEATEMETVAVFDSDALLDHRARRPTMHLVDGLNTGLSWPSIELRATTDRHGNEALFLIGAEPDHSWRAFSRAVVDLALEFGSRLLVGLGAYPAPVPHTRPTKLVSTATSAELAELVGFVPGQIDVPAGVHAAIERRCADVGLPAVGLWAQVPHYAAAMPYPAAGLALIEGLARIADLHFDPGGLPAEAAASRDRIDSLVANSEEHLEMVRQLEHHVDAMEAADQGGLPTGDELAAELERFLREQD, encoded by the coding sequence ATGAGCCTGTTCGAGCTGGTCGAGCGACCCGACCTCGACTCGCCGGTGCTCGTGCTGGCGCTCGACGGGTGGATCGATGCGGGGCTCGGAGCGGCCCAGGCGCTGGCGGCGATCGTGGAGGCCACCGAGATGGAGACCGTGGCGGTCTTCGACAGCGACGCGCTGCTCGATCACCGCGCTCGGCGCCCCACCATGCACCTGGTCGACGGGCTGAACACCGGGCTGAGCTGGCCGTCGATCGAGCTGCGGGCCACCACCGATCGCCATGGCAACGAGGCGTTGTTCCTGATCGGCGCCGAGCCCGACCACAGCTGGCGGGCCTTCTCGCGGGCGGTGGTCGATCTGGCACTCGAGTTCGGGAGCCGGCTGCTGGTCGGGCTCGGGGCGTACCCTGCGCCGGTGCCTCACACGCGGCCCACCAAGCTGGTCTCCACCGCCACCTCGGCCGAGCTGGCGGAGCTGGTCGGCTTCGTGCCCGGGCAGATCGACGTCCCGGCCGGCGTGCACGCGGCGATCGAGCGGCGCTGCGCGGACGTGGGCCTGCCCGCCGTCGGGTTGTGGGCGCAGGTCCCCCACTACGCCGCGGCGATGCCCTACCCCGCTGCGGGGCTGGCGCTCATCGAGGGCCTGGCCCGGATCGCCGATCTCCACTTCGATCCGGGCGGCCTGCCGGCCGAGGCCGCGGCGAGCCGGGACCGCATCGACTCGCTGGTGGCCAACAGCGAGGAGCACCTGGAGATGGTGCGCCAGCTCGAGCACCACGTCGACGCGATGGAGGCCGCCGACCAGGGAGGGCTCCCCACCGGCGACGAGCTCGCGGCCGAGCTCGAGCGGTTCCTGCGCGAGCAGGACTGA
- a CDS encoding ABC transporter substrate-binding protein, which produces MQPTTAPNRTSAMKRYGPLLAIVVVVAVIVAVAVISRGGDDTEPTASGTATTGGVEPGAGALSWSDAQARGITDQIDWGDRCDTSRGRQAYPSFFAQECYAPFTGDNGGATSPGVTADSIKVVLYLTPETDPVIDFITSAIAVDDTNAQTEQTVRGFIELYERFYETYGRKVDLEVYTGTGSSEDEVAARADAVAIAEKQSFVVLGGPLLTSAFADELAARKVMCIQCTPGQSDDWYIERAPYVWGVGNNPEQGRAHLVEYIGKALAGRDAEYAGDPALRSQPRRFGLVYLTTGTDSEQLADTMGSELRAYGVTLAETLSYASPIDLQTSAPQLIARLKQSGVTTVIFSGDPIAPQPLTRAATAQEYFPEWVAAGALTDTAAFARTYDQRQWAHAFGVSSLAARTAPELSSSYGLYRWYFGEPPPTKTGSPVTIPMVNLFYAAVQGVGPNLTPETFRQALFAAEPTPRAISQPSLSYGDKGIWPKTDYLGIDDATLIWWDPDAEGQDEIFREGRGLYRYVDGGKRYLPGEWPENGTPVFQVAGSVTIYDQPPPGEQVPDYPSPRRSG; this is translated from the coding sequence GTGCAACCGACCACCGCACCGAACCGCACCAGTGCCATGAAGCGCTACGGACCGTTGCTTGCCATCGTGGTGGTGGTGGCGGTCATCGTGGCCGTGGCGGTGATCTCGAGGGGCGGTGATGACACCGAGCCCACCGCCTCCGGGACCGCGACGACCGGAGGTGTCGAGCCCGGTGCCGGCGCGCTGAGCTGGAGCGACGCGCAGGCCCGGGGCATCACCGATCAGATCGACTGGGGTGATCGCTGCGACACGTCACGGGGTCGGCAGGCCTACCCGAGCTTCTTCGCCCAGGAGTGCTACGCCCCCTTCACGGGTGACAACGGTGGTGCCACCTCCCCGGGGGTCACCGCGGACTCGATCAAGGTGGTCCTGTACCTCACCCCGGAGACGGACCCGGTGATCGACTTCATCACCAGCGCCATCGCGGTGGACGACACCAACGCCCAGACCGAGCAGACGGTGCGGGGCTTCATCGAGCTCTACGAGCGGTTCTACGAGACCTACGGGCGCAAGGTGGATCTCGAGGTGTACACCGGAACGGGGTCGTCGGAGGACGAGGTGGCGGCGCGTGCCGACGCGGTGGCCATCGCCGAGAAGCAGTCGTTCGTCGTGCTGGGAGGACCGCTGCTCACCTCCGCCTTCGCCGACGAGCTGGCGGCGCGCAAGGTGATGTGCATCCAGTGCACCCCCGGCCAGTCCGACGACTGGTACATCGAGCGGGCCCCCTACGTGTGGGGAGTGGGCAACAACCCCGAGCAGGGGAGAGCACACCTGGTCGAGTACATCGGCAAGGCGCTGGCCGGGCGGGACGCCGAGTACGCGGGCGACCCCGCCCTGCGCAGCCAGCCGCGGCGGTTCGGGCTGGTGTACCTGACCACCGGGACGGATTCCGAGCAGCTCGCCGACACCATGGGCTCGGAGCTCCGCGCCTACGGGGTGACGCTGGCCGAGACCCTCTCCTACGCCAGCCCCATCGACCTGCAGACCTCCGCCCCCCAGCTCATCGCCAGGCTGAAGCAATCCGGGGTGACGACGGTGATCTTCAGTGGCGACCCCATCGCACCGCAGCCCCTCACCCGGGCCGCCACGGCGCAGGAGTACTTCCCCGAGTGGGTCGCCGCCGGCGCGCTGACCGACACCGCAGCGTTCGCCCGCACCTACGACCAGCGGCAGTGGGCGCACGCCTTCGGGGTGAGCAGCCTCGCGGCGCGCACCGCGCCGGAGCTGTCCAGCTCGTACGGCCTGTACCGGTGGTACTTCGGCGAGCCGCCGCCCACCAAGACCGGCTCGCCGGTCACCATCCCGATGGTGAACCTGTTCTACGCGGCTGTCCAGGGTGTGGGGCCGAACCTCACTCCGGAGACCTTCCGTCAGGCGCTGTTCGCCGCGGAGCCCACGCCCCGGGCCATCAGCCAGCCATCGCTGTCCTACGGGGACAAGGGCATCTGGCCCAAGACCGACTACCTCGGCATCGACGACGCCACCCTGATCTGGTGGGATCCCGACGCGGAGGGCCAGGACGAGATCTTCCGTGAAGGCCGGGGCCTGTACCGCTACGTGGACGGCGGCAAGCGCTACCTGCCCGGGGAGTGGCCCGAGAACGGCACGCCGGTGTTCCAGGTGGCAGGCTCGGTGACGATCTACGACCAGCCACCGCCCGGCGAGCAAGTCCCCGACTACCCGTCACCCCGACGCTCGGGCTGA